In a single window of the Nocardiopsis composta genome:
- a CDS encoding ATP-binding protein → MAPPSPRVRLSLTGYLFIGYALLLTLALAATGALWFAHHDREMERQYTERVLAIARSVAHMPQIAEGFGAPDPAAVINPIAVRVTEATGAEYIVVADPEGIRHSHVDPRLVGLRVSTPPGPAARGEEWTGVQTGTQGRTVRAKVPVRSDEGEVVGYVSVGILVSDMETEAAAAFPLILGATGGALLLGAGGAWALSRRLRAKTHGLEPAEITTLLEGREALLYAVREGVLAVDAAGRVALVNRPAREMLGLPEDCEGARLDELGLPDRVLDVVSGADTGEDRIVLSGARILVCNRMPVRIRGADAGAVVTLRDRTELDRLTGELDGARTATKGLRAQTHEFANRLHTLAGMLELGAHEEAKAYLEDVSTAHARTSGDISARIADPAVAAITLAKSAQAAERGAELYISPMTLVPERMDAVLRSDTVLVLGNLVDNALDSVAAAGPGGWVELLVRVHPRHGDGLPHDLVEVRVTDSGRGVAAELAEEIFEYGFTTKASRDGERGLGLALVRQVCESRGGSVRVQPPGDDAEEGAVFMAYLPAGGGPEPGERAAAGGPAGEASGGNGR, encoded by the coding sequence ATGGCACCGCCGAGCCCCCGCGTCCGGCTGTCGCTCACCGGATACCTGTTCATCGGCTACGCGCTGCTGCTCACCCTGGCGCTGGCGGCCACCGGCGCGCTCTGGTTCGCCCACCACGACCGGGAGATGGAGCGCCAGTACACCGAGCGGGTGCTGGCCATCGCGCGCTCGGTCGCGCACATGCCGCAGATCGCCGAGGGCTTCGGGGCGCCCGACCCGGCCGCGGTGATCAACCCGATCGCGGTCCGGGTCACCGAGGCCACCGGCGCCGAGTACATCGTGGTCGCCGACCCGGAGGGGATCCGCCACTCCCACGTCGACCCGAGGCTGGTCGGGCTGCGGGTGTCCACCCCGCCCGGGCCCGCCGCACGCGGCGAGGAGTGGACCGGGGTGCAGACCGGCACCCAGGGGCGCACCGTGCGCGCCAAGGTCCCGGTCCGCTCCGATGAGGGCGAGGTCGTCGGCTACGTCTCGGTCGGCATCCTCGTCTCCGACATGGAGACCGAGGCGGCCGCCGCGTTCCCGCTGATCCTGGGCGCCACCGGCGGCGCGCTGCTGCTCGGCGCCGGCGGCGCGTGGGCGCTCTCCCGCCGGCTGCGCGCCAAGACCCACGGCCTGGAGCCGGCCGAGATCACCACCCTTCTGGAGGGGCGCGAAGCGCTGCTGTACGCGGTCCGCGAGGGGGTCCTCGCGGTGGACGCCGCCGGCCGGGTGGCGCTGGTCAACCGACCGGCCAGGGAGATGCTCGGCCTGCCGGAGGACTGCGAGGGCGCCCGGCTGGACGAGCTCGGCCTGCCGGACCGGGTGCTCGACGTGGTCTCCGGCGCCGATACCGGCGAGGACCGGATCGTGCTGTCCGGGGCGCGCATCCTGGTGTGCAACCGGATGCCGGTGCGGATCCGCGGCGCCGACGCGGGCGCCGTGGTGACCCTGCGCGACCGCACCGAGCTGGACCGGCTCACCGGCGAGCTGGACGGGGCGCGCACCGCCACCAAGGGGCTGCGCGCGCAGACCCACGAGTTCGCCAACCGGCTGCACACCCTGGCCGGGATGCTGGAGCTCGGCGCACACGAGGAGGCCAAGGCCTACCTGGAGGACGTGTCCACCGCGCACGCCCGCACCAGCGGCGACATCTCCGCGCGGATCGCCGACCCGGCGGTCGCCGCGATCACCCTGGCCAAGTCGGCCCAGGCCGCCGAGCGCGGCGCGGAGCTGTACATCTCGCCGATGACCCTGGTGCCGGAGCGGATGGACGCCGTGCTCCGCTCCGACACGGTGCTGGTGCTGGGCAACCTGGTGGACAACGCGCTGGACTCGGTGGCCGCGGCCGGGCCCGGCGGCTGGGTGGAGCTGCTGGTGCGGGTGCACCCGCGGCACGGCGACGGGCTCCCGCACGACCTGGTGGAGGTGCGGGTCACCGACTCCGGCCGCGGCGTGGCGGCCGAACTCGCAGAGGAGATCTTCGAGTACGGATTCACCACCAAGGCCTCCCGCGACGGAGAGCGGGGACTGGGGTTGGCACTGGTCAGGCAGGTCTGCGAGAGTCGCGGCGGCAGCGTCCGGGTGCAGCCGCCCGGCGACGACGCCGAGGAGGGCGCGGTGTTCATGGCCTACCTGCCGGCCGGCGGCGGCCCGGAGCCCGGGGAGCGGGCGGCCGCGGGCGGGCCGGCCGGCGAGGCGAGCGGAGGGAACGGAAGATGA
- a CDS encoding Bug family tripartite tricarboxylate transporter substrate binding protein produces MRMPSALARIAGGSAAAVLVALAMVDVSRGADGGDGAAEKMLLVAPAAPGGGWDLLAREMQNGLRDEELRFNVEVQNAEGAGGTIGLTQTVNRAGQANMLTMTGLGMVGAVETTGSQHTMDDATPIAQLASEYLVVVVPEGSPYSDLDELAEAWRADPGGLPVAGGSMGGVDQIFAAQVAQGMDVPPEEINYLPYAGGGEVLTSLLSGTSEVGFTTLSDFADQIESGKVKALGISSSERLDGVDVPTLVESGYEVEMSNWRGVIAPPGITDAEAAKLEELVAELRDSPSWADTLERNRWTDTYQSREEFEEFLDEEIAMTKETVKELGL; encoded by the coding sequence ATGAGGATGCCCAGCGCCCTGGCCCGCATCGCGGGCGGGTCCGCCGCCGCGGTGCTCGTCGCCCTGGCGATGGTCGACGTCTCGCGCGGCGCCGACGGGGGTGACGGCGCGGCGGAGAAGATGCTGCTCGTCGCCCCGGCCGCGCCGGGCGGCGGGTGGGACCTGCTCGCCCGGGAGATGCAGAACGGCCTGCGCGACGAGGAGCTGCGGTTCAACGTCGAGGTGCAGAACGCCGAGGGCGCGGGCGGCACCATCGGGCTGACCCAGACGGTGAACCGGGCGGGTCAGGCGAACATGCTGACCATGACCGGGCTGGGCATGGTCGGCGCGGTGGAGACCACCGGGTCGCAGCACACCATGGACGACGCCACGCCCATCGCGCAACTCGCCTCGGAGTACCTGGTGGTGGTCGTCCCCGAGGGATCGCCCTACTCCGACCTGGACGAGCTGGCCGAGGCGTGGCGGGCCGACCCGGGCGGGCTGCCGGTGGCCGGCGGCTCGATGGGCGGGGTGGACCAGATCTTCGCCGCCCAGGTCGCCCAGGGCATGGACGTCCCGCCCGAAGAGATCAACTACCTGCCCTATGCGGGCGGCGGCGAGGTGCTCACCTCGCTGCTCTCCGGTACTTCGGAGGTCGGCTTCACCACGCTGAGCGACTTCGCCGACCAGATCGAGAGCGGCAAGGTGAAGGCGCTGGGCATCTCCTCCTCCGAGCGGCTGGACGGGGTGGACGTCCCCACCCTGGTCGAGTCCGGCTACGAGGTGGAGATGTCGAACTGGCGCGGGGTGATCGCGCCGCCCGGCATCACCGACGCGGAGGCCGCGAAGCTGGAGGAGCTCGTCGCCGAGCTGCGGGACTCCCCCTCCTGGGCCGACACCCTGGAGCGCAACCGCTGGACCGACACCTACCAGTCGCGTGAGGAGTTCGAGGAGTTCCTCGACGAGGAGATCGCCATGACCAAGGAGACCGTGAAGGAGCTGGGGCTGTGA
- a CDS encoding tripartite tricarboxylate transporter TctB family protein: MSERTAATAEATAGADPAAEGAAPGAGVPAPAAAPEAAGGSPGGAAPAAPAAEAGVAAADAGAPAAPDPETTPWTGRSAWVFPAVTAAFGLLGLSGLATIETPPHAASPGPTVFPAVVGALLLVLAACMAVVNVRVARRGPSAAPPLPPVEWRPTLIVLAALVAATALLQALGWLLTGALLFWAVAYAFGARDHLRDAVVALAMSAAVQVGFSLGLGLSLPGGVLELMLP; this comes from the coding sequence ATGTCCGAGCGCACCGCCGCCACCGCGGAGGCGACCGCCGGAGCCGATCCCGCCGCGGAGGGCGCCGCCCCCGGGGCCGGCGTCCCGGCGCCAGCCGCGGCCCCCGAGGCCGCCGGCGGCTCCCCCGGCGGCGCCGCGCCGGCGGCCCCCGCCGCAGAGGCCGGGGTCGCCGCCGCGGACGCCGGGGCCCCCGCCGCACCGGACCCGGAGACCACCCCCTGGACCGGCCGGTCGGCTTGGGTGTTCCCCGCGGTGACCGCCGCGTTCGGCCTGCTCGGGCTCTCCGGTCTGGCCACCATCGAGACCCCGCCGCACGCCGCGTCGCCCGGCCCGACCGTGTTCCCCGCGGTCGTCGGCGCGCTGCTGCTGGTGCTGGCCGCCTGCATGGCCGTGGTCAACGTCCGGGTGGCCCGCCGCGGCCCGTCCGCCGCGCCCCCGCTACCCCCGGTGGAGTGGCGGCCGACGCTGATCGTGCTGGCCGCCCTGGTGGCGGCCACCGCGCTGCTGCAGGCGCTGGGCTGGCTGCTCACCGGCGCCCTGCTGTTCTGGGCCGTCGCGTACGCGTTCGGCGCCCGCGACCACCTGCGCGACGCCGTGGTCGCGCTGGCCATGTCCGCGGCCGTCCAGGTCGGTTTCTCGCTCGGACTGGGCCTGTCCCTGCCCGGCGGCGTGCTGGAGTTGATGCTGCCGTGA